One part of the Candidatus Zixiibacteriota bacterium genome encodes these proteins:
- a CDS encoding 23S rRNA (pseudouridine(1915)-N(3))-methyltransferase RlmH: protein MLKVSIIAVGRDKDPWITEGIEHYKTLLLKYAALSITILPSVKNASALPVPELKRQEGELFSKEMSRGGYTIALSDSGKPVDSLAFADMLRRLSIESGGRVNFLIGGAYGLDDKILTSANSVLSLSPLTMSHQVVRLVLLEQLYRGFTILAGTAYHK, encoded by the coding sequence ATGCTAAAAGTTTCAATAATTGCTGTGGGCCGGGACAAAGATCCTTGGATAACCGAGGGTATCGAACATTACAAGACGCTTCTGCTAAAATACGCTGCTCTTTCAATTACAATTTTGCCTTCTGTCAAGAATGCCTCTGCCTTGCCTGTGCCTGAACTGAAGCGGCAGGAAGGCGAACTGTTTTCCAAGGAAATGTCACGGGGCGGTTATACGATTGCATTGAGCGATTCAGGCAAACCCGTCGACTCGCTGGCTTTCGCAGATATGCTTAGGCGGCTGTCCATCGAGAGCGGCGGGAGAGTCAATTTTCTTATCGGCGGGGCATATGGCCTTGACGACAAGATTCTCACCTCGGCAAATTCCGTCCTTTCCCTCTCTCCCCTTACCATGTCTCATCAGGTGGTTCGTCTGGTTCTGCTTGAACAACTTTATCGTGGCTTTACCATTCTTGCCGGTACTGCCTACCACAAATAG
- a CDS encoding secondary thiamine-phosphate synthase enzyme YjbQ → MIEFSLLTPSREAMIDITLQVENAIEDAAFTDGVVVCFVPHTTSAVTINEDSDPDVKRDILHKLKREFPQQDGYQHSEGNSDAHIKTALVGSSATVIVESGKLILGQWQGIYFCEFDGPRTRRVILKLLKA, encoded by the coding sequence ATGATTGAATTTTCTTTATTGACGCCCTCACGCGAGGCAATGATTGATATCACTTTGCAGGTAGAGAACGCAATCGAAGACGCTGCATTCACCGACGGCGTAGTCGTTTGTTTTGTTCCCCACACGACCTCCGCGGTCACAATCAACGAAGACAGCGATCCCGACGTTAAACGGGATATTCTGCACAAACTGAAACGAGAGTTTCCTCAGCAGGACGGCTACCAACACAGCGAAGGAAACTCTGATGCGCATATCAAGACGGCGCTTGTGGGTTCATCGGCCACAGTCATCGTTGAAAGTGGAAAACTCATCCTTGGCCAGTGGCAAGGGATTTACTTCTGCGAATTCGATGGACCAAGAACGAGGCGTGTTATTCTCAAGCTGCTTAAGGCATGA
- the ftsY gene encoding signal recognition particle-docking protein FtsY produces MFNPFEKLKKSLSKTKESILGKISEVILRRKIDDELLDEIEEILIQADVGFQATNRLIDKLKISARQKKITEGDELMALLKEEITLILSRKDAQLARKSDSKPVIWLITGVNGVGKTTTIGKLATLFSCEGKKVMIGACDTFRAAAIDQIAIWAERSGVEMIRSEERADPSSVAFDAASAARARGTDILLIDTAGRLHTKSNLMDELKKIKRVIEKAAPDATILSKLIVDGTAGQNVLQQVKVFTEAVGCDGLIITKLDGTAKGGVVIAIAEELGVPVDFVGLGEGIHDIQRFDSKQFAEALFAS; encoded by the coding sequence ATGTTTAATCCCTTTGAGAAACTGAAAAAGTCATTGTCTAAAACTAAGGAATCCATCCTTGGCAAAATTTCTGAAGTCATCTTGCGCCGTAAAATAGACGATGAATTGCTCGATGAGATCGAAGAAATTCTTATCCAAGCCGATGTCGGTTTTCAGGCCACCAACAGGCTTATCGACAAACTAAAGATCAGCGCCAGGCAGAAAAAGATCACCGAGGGTGATGAGCTGATGGCGCTGTTGAAAGAGGAAATCACCCTAATCCTGTCTCGCAAAGACGCTCAGCTTGCCAGAAAATCCGATAGTAAGCCGGTCATTTGGCTCATCACCGGTGTCAACGGCGTTGGCAAAACAACCACTATTGGCAAACTCGCAACTCTCTTCTCATGCGAAGGTAAAAAAGTTATGATCGGAGCCTGTGATACTTTCCGAGCCGCCGCCATCGACCAGATAGCAATTTGGGCTGAGCGGAGCGGCGTCGAAATGATTCGTTCCGAAGAACGCGCGGATCCATCCTCCGTGGCCTTCGATGCGGCATCGGCGGCTAGGGCACGTGGAACAGATATTCTACTCATCGACACTGCCGGACGGCTTCACACCAAAAGCAATCTGATGGATGAACTGAAAAAGATTAAACGGGTGATTGAAAAAGCCGCCCCCGACGCCACTATTCTTTCAAAACTTATTGTCGACGGAACCGCCGGACAGAATGTTCTGCAACAAGTGAAAGTATTCACGGAGGCCGTCGGGTGTGACGGACTTATCATCACCAAACTTGATGGGACAGCAAAAGGGGGCGTGGTTATAGCCATTGCCGAGGAATTAGGCGTGCCGGTCGATTTCGTCGGGCTGGGTGAGGGGATCCATGACATCCAGCGCTTTGACTCCAAACAATTTGCCGAAGCCCTTTTCGCCTCATGA
- a CDS encoding T9SS type A sorting domain-containing protein encodes MTLSKTCGIGSLVLSGSDSGKICFVPDTTGIYTFCVQATDGCNVTKDTVSVTILPKDDCDVCVRFSFDYGECSPVGVRKKIALNIESNQPIGGFELLLSFDASVLSFVGASTVGTAIKDWEYFTWNLKSAGCGSSCPSGLIRFVGIADINNGAKHPPLSAFSPNGALVFIEFQIANNQNLGDQFVPVSFVWFSCADNSVSDPTGSTLYVDSRIYNPGGILLWDEFNDTVFPESNRLFGLGAPDNCFTGAGKTPPRRCIEFINGGVCIIHPDSIDARGDVNLNNLAYEIADAVLFSNYFIHGLGVFTLSVPGQIAATDVNADGSTLTVSDLTYLIRVIVGDADPVPKTDPYAENASVETETSNGQMTVSTETVGDVGGAYFVYALSENMVIESVQLTDASSQMDLMYGVENGQLRILVWNIGTARIEAGKHDLLKINYAGEADVRLDKVDIADYHGRPYVTGKTAGAVPESYTLQQNYPNPFNPTTTISFSLPVSGVWKLSIYNIRGALVRQYTGSDEAGSTNVVWDGRTEQGETSASGMYLYRLEAASFLKTMKMILLK; translated from the coding sequence GTGACATTGAGCAAAACATGCGGCATAGGCTCGCTGGTCCTCAGCGGCTCAGATAGTGGCAAAATATGTTTTGTTCCAGACACGACCGGCATCTATACCTTCTGTGTTCAAGCTACCGACGGCTGCAATGTGACGAAAGACACCGTGTCTGTAACGATTTTGCCTAAAGATGATTGCGATGTTTGTGTCCGCTTCTCATTTGACTACGGTGAATGTTCACCTGTGGGCGTGCGCAAGAAAATAGCTCTTAATATCGAATCAAATCAGCCCATCGGCGGTTTTGAGCTTCTGTTGAGTTTCGATGCCTCGGTGCTCAGTTTCGTTGGAGCCTCAACAGTTGGAACCGCAATTAAGGATTGGGAGTATTTCACATGGAATCTTAAGAGCGCAGGTTGCGGCTCATCGTGTCCCTCGGGACTTATACGGTTTGTGGGAATAGCGGATATTAATAACGGAGCCAAACACCCACCCCTGTCGGCCTTCTCGCCCAATGGCGCGCTTGTATTCATTGAATTCCAGATTGCCAACAATCAGAACCTCGGAGATCAATTCGTTCCGGTTTCCTTTGTATGGTTTAGCTGCGCTGACAATAGTGTCTCCGACCCAACGGGAAGCACTCTGTATGTCGATAGCCGAATCTACAATCCGGGCGGCATTCTGCTGTGGGACGAATTCAATGATACCGTTTTCCCTGAAAGTAATCGACTGTTCGGTCTTGGAGCGCCAGACAACTGCTTTACCGGCGCTGGCAAGACGCCTCCGCGGCGGTGTATTGAGTTTATCAACGGCGGAGTTTGTATTATTCATCCGGATTCGATTGATGCTCGCGGCGATGTCAACCTTAATAATCTCGCGTATGAGATAGCCGATGCCGTGCTCTTCTCAAATTACTTCATCCACGGGCTCGGCGTTTTCACTCTTAGCGTCCCCGGACAGATTGCCGCGACCGATGTCAATGCTGATGGTTCCACGCTTACTGTTTCTGATTTGACATACCTCATTCGCGTTATTGTCGGCGATGCCGATCCGGTGCCCAAGACAGATCCGTATGCTGAAAACGCATCGGTAGAAACCGAAACAAGCAATGGGCAAATGACAGTTTCAACCGAAACAGTCGGGGATGTCGGCGGGGCCTATTTTGTCTACGCACTTTCAGAGAACATGGTGATAGAATCTGTGCAGTTGACCGATGCGTCCTCGCAGATGGACCTCATGTACGGAGTAGAGAACGGCCAGTTGCGAATACTTGTCTGGAATATTGGAACAGCACGAATCGAAGCTGGCAAGCATGATCTTCTCAAAATCAACTACGCTGGCGAGGCAGATGTACGGCTGGACAAGGTAGACATAGCCGATTATCATGGACGGCCATACGTCACAGGTAAGACCGCTGGAGCTGTTCCGGAAAGCTACACGCTCCAACAGAACTATCCGAATCCGTTCAATCCGACGACTACAATCTCATTCAGTCTGCCCGTATCCGGCGTGTGGAAGCTGAGCATATATAATATCAGAGGCGCGCTTGTGAGACAATATACCGGAAGTGACGAAGCTGGCTCAACGAATGTCGTCTGGGATGGTAGAACCGAACAAGGTGAAACGAGCGCATCTGGCATGTATCTCTACCGTCTGGAGGCGGCAAGCTTCTTGAAGACAATGAAAATGATACTATTGAAGTAA